AGGTGCTGGTGCGGGGGCAGCGGAAGGGATGGCGGGTCGCCGAGTTCCCGGTCGTCTGGAACGAGGGACCGGGAACGACCGTCCGGTTCAAGGACGTTTTCTCGATGGGATCGCAGATCATCGGGCTCTGGTGGCAATTGCATGTGGCGAAAGGTTAGCGCCGTCCTGATCCCGACCTGCATCGCCGCCGGGATCCTGGCATTCATGCTCTGGCGCGTCTGGGACGACCTGGTCGTCACCATTTCAAGCGCCGATCCCCTCTACCTTGCCATCGCCGTCATCGTCTGCACCCTTGCATGGGTGATGCGCGGCTGGCGGTACAGGGCAATCCTTGCAGGACTCTCGGTGCGTGCGACTCTCGGTTTCTCCACGGCCTGCATCTTTCTCTCCCAGACCGCCAACCTCATCGTCCCCGCCCGACTCGGGGATCTGGTCAGGATCTTCATCCTCAAGCACGAGGGGATGGCAGGATATTCACAGGGTGTATCCTCCCTGATCATCGAGCGGATCTTCGACGTCGTCACCGTGGCGCTCCTCGGACTGATCGCCCTGCCCTTCGTCATCGGGACGCCGGAATGGTTTTTACCGCTGATCGCCGTCCCTATCGTCGGCGGCGCCCTCTTCGCGGTGTTCCTGATGCTCTTCGGGGAGCGCACCTCCGACAACCGTTACCTCAGGATCATCTACGACATGCTCGCCGAGATCAGGGCGGCGTCCCTGAACCCGTCGGCCCTGATCATTCTGGGTCTCTCCTCGGTGGCGATCTGGCTCGTGGACATCGCCGTGTGTGCCATCGTCATCCTGATGTTCGGCGAGATGGTCCCGATCAGCGTGGTTATACTGGCGGTGGTCATCGGCAACCTGGTGAAGGCCGTCCCGATCACGCCCGGCGGTGTTGGCACCTATGAGTTCGCCCTCGCCGTCACCTTCGAACTCGCCGGCACCGCCCCGGCAACCGCCACGGTGATCGCCGTCGTCGATCACCTGATCAAAAACCTGGTCACCCTCGGCGGCGGGATCGTCTCCCTCTATTACTTCGGCGACTGGGCGGTGTCCCTGATGAA
This genomic interval from Methanofollis fontis contains the following:
- a CDS encoding lysylphosphatidylglycerol synthase transmembrane domain-containing protein, with translation MWRKVSAVLIPTCIAAGILAFMLWRVWDDLVVTISSADPLYLAIAVIVCTLAWVMRGWRYRAILAGLSVRATLGFSTACIFLSQTANLIVPARLGDLVRIFILKHEGMAGYSQGVSSLIIERIFDVVTVALLGLIALPFVIGTPEWFLPLIAVPIVGGALFAVFLMLFGERTSDNRYLRIIYDMLAEIRAASLNPSALIILGLSSVAIWLVDIAVCAIVILMFGEMVPISVVILAVVIGNLVKAVPITPGGVGTYEFALAVTFELAGTAPATATVIAVVDHLIKNLVTLGGGIVSLYYFGDWAVSLMKRSFSEGISREELRES